The Pseudomonadota bacterium genome includes a region encoding these proteins:
- a CDS encoding monovalent cation/H+ antiporter subunit D family protein: MSPAMLIAAVIVTPRAGAVAIGLLERWPNVREAATLVTAATLFGLATQLIGPIVNRYEVALHVIEILPGLAISFRLEPLGLIFTLLASLLWFVTSVYSIGYMRGANEPRQTSYYVFFAIAISGAMGIATAGNLLTLFIFYEVLTISTWPLVTHKQNDAARAGGRTYLGVLLFTSIGLLLPAIIWTWVVAGTTDFTPGGILFGALGPTEAAILLTLFVLGIGKAAVMPMHRWLPAAMVAPTPVSALLHAVAVVKAGVFTITKVVIYIFGLDFLAAVPLEQYLIYLAGFTVVAASVVALKQVELKRMLAYSTISQLSYIVLAALVLAPFAEIGAAVHIVAHAFGKITLFFCAGAIYVASKKTRLDEIRGIGRRMPWTMVAFTIGAVSMIGVPPTAGFVSKWYIIAGAFQVDNYFTLVVLMLSTGLNAAYFLPIVFRAFFREEDVRPKTDHGEAPWPMVAALVFTATLVIAFFAFNGPIVDIESRILEVGK, encoded by the coding sequence ATGAGCCCGGCCATGCTGATCGCCGCCGTGATTGTCACCCCGCGCGCCGGGGCTGTCGCCATCGGCCTGCTGGAGCGCTGGCCCAACGTGCGCGAGGCGGCCACGCTGGTGACCGCCGCGACCCTGTTCGGCCTGGCCACGCAGCTGATCGGCCCGATCGTCAACCGCTATGAGGTGGCCCTGCATGTCATCGAGATCCTGCCGGGGCTGGCCATCAGCTTCCGCCTCGAGCCGCTGGGGCTGATCTTCACCCTGCTGGCCAGCCTGCTGTGGTTCGTCACCTCGGTCTACTCGATCGGCTACATGCGTGGGGCCAACGAGCCGCGGCAGACCTCCTACTACGTGTTCTTCGCCATCGCCATCAGCGGCGCCATGGGCATCGCCACGGCCGGCAATCTGCTGACCCTGTTCATCTTCTACGAAGTGCTGACGATCAGCACCTGGCCGCTGGTCACGCACAAGCAGAATGACGCCGCCCGCGCCGGCGGACGCACCTATCTCGGCGTGCTGCTGTTCACCTCGATCGGGCTGCTGCTGCCGGCCATCATCTGGACCTGGGTGGTCGCCGGCACCACGGATTTCACGCCCGGCGGGATCCTGTTCGGCGCACTCGGACCGACCGAGGCGGCGATCCTGCTGACCCTGTTCGTGCTCGGCATCGGCAAGGCGGCGGTCATGCCCATGCACCGGTGGCTGCCGGCGGCGATGGTCGCACCCACGCCGGTCTCCGCCCTGCTCCACGCGGTGGCCGTGGTCAAGGCCGGCGTGTTCACGATCACCAAGGTCGTCATCTACATCTTCGGACTGGATTTTCTGGCGGCGGTACCGCTCGAGCAATACCTGATCTACCTGGCCGGCTTCACCGTGGTCGCGGCCTCGGTCGTGGCGCTCAAGCAGGTCGAGCTCAAGCGCATGCTGGCCTACTCGACCATCAGTCAGCTCAGCTATATCGTGCTTGCCGCGCTGGTGCTCGCGCCCTTCGCCGAAATTGGCGCGGCGGTTCATATTGTGGCTCACGCCTTCGGCAAGATCACGCTGTTCTTCTGCGCCGGGGCAATCTATGTCGCCTCGAAGAAGACCCGGCTTGACGAAATCCGCGGCATCGGTCGGCGCATGCCCTGGACGATGGTCGCCTTTACCATCGGCGCGGTGTCGATGATCGGTGTGCCGCCGACTGCGGGGTTCGTGTCCAAGTGGTACATCATCGCGGGCGCCTTCCAGGTCGACAACTACTTCACGCTGGTGGTGCTGATGCTCTCGACCGGCCTGAACGCCGCCTACTTCCTGCCGATCGTCTTCCGCGCCTTCTTTCGCGAGGAAGACGTCAGACCGAAAACCGACCACGGTGAAGCCCCCTGGCCCATGGTCGCGGCGCTGGTCTTTACCGCCACCCTGGTCATCGCCTTCTTCGCCTTCAACGGTCCGATCGTCGACATCGAATCGCGCATTCTGGAGGTCGGCAAATGA
- a CDS encoding Na(+)/H(+) antiporter subunit D → MFEFVLPPAILMIGGALLIGVARPALRPLIALATPLVTLYAVWQVPDGVQLTVSFLGYEVQFVEGSNLRRLFATVFTLMGFGGALFAFRQSKWWELSAALMYAAGAVGVSFAGDLIVMFLFWELMALFSTVVIWCGGTETARAAGIRYAIIHLVGGIILKIGIEGLIIHTGSPEIRALTLGSFDTWMIFVGVLINAAAPPISVWLADAYPESSPMGGVFLSAFTTKTAVLALILLFPGTELLVWLGLIMIFYGIIWALLENDMRRILSYSIVNQVGFMVVGVGIGTELALNGAAAHAFAHIIYKGLLFMSAGAVLYQTGVRKCSNLGGLFRTMPLTTFCGTIGALSISAFPWTSGFISKSMISSGAAYEHMALVWYLLVAASAGVFLHAGIKFPWFVFFQKDSGLRPPEAPWNMRLAMIFFSIICIGLGVFPDLLYRLLPYTVDYQPYTADHVLSQLQLLLFAGLAFFVMLPMMRRTLTITLDVDWFYRRLFPRLAGAVDRTLSELRVHARRAGLSAGTRAITQIRVQSYRYFSSRSPMGQMAIWMAVLLAFIVLLAFSRT, encoded by the coding sequence ATGTTTGAGTTCGTGCTGCCGCCTGCCATTCTGATGATCGGCGGCGCGCTGCTGATTGGCGTTGCACGTCCGGCGCTGCGCCCACTGATCGCGCTGGCCACGCCGCTGGTCACCCTCTACGCGGTCTGGCAGGTGCCCGACGGGGTGCAGTTGACCGTCAGCTTCCTCGGCTACGAAGTCCAGTTCGTCGAGGGCAGCAACCTCAGGCGCCTGTTCGCCACGGTGTTCACCCTGATGGGCTTCGGCGGCGCGCTGTTTGCCTTCCGCCAGTCGAAGTGGTGGGAGCTGTCGGCCGCGCTGATGTATGCCGCCGGCGCGGTCGGCGTGAGCTTCGCCGGTGACCTGATCGTGATGTTCCTGTTCTGGGAGCTGATGGCGCTGTTCTCGACGGTGGTGATCTGGTGCGGCGGGACGGAGACGGCCCGCGCCGCCGGCATCCGCTACGCCATCATCCACCTGGTTGGCGGCATCATCCTCAAGATCGGCATCGAGGGACTGATCATCCATACCGGCTCGCCCGAAATCCGCGCGCTGACCCTGGGCAGCTTCGATACCTGGATGATCTTTGTTGGCGTGCTGATCAACGCCGCCGCGCCGCCGATCAGCGTCTGGCTGGCCGACGCCTATCCCGAATCAAGCCCGATGGGCGGGGTCTTCCTTTCGGCTTTCACGACCAAGACCGCCGTGCTGGCGCTGATCCTGCTGTTCCCCGGCACGGAACTGCTGGTCTGGCTGGGCCTGATCATGATCTTCTACGGCATCATCTGGGCGCTGCTGGAAAACGACATGCGGCGCATCCTCAGCTACTCGATCGTCAACCAGGTCGGCTTCATGGTCGTCGGCGTGGGTATCGGCACCGAGCTGGCGCTCAACGGCGCGGCCGCGCACGCCTTCGCCCACATCATCTACAAGGGTCTGTTGTTCATGAGCGCCGGTGCCGTTCTCTATCAGACCGGCGTGCGCAAGTGCTCGAACCTGGGCGGCCTGTTCCGCACCATGCCACTGACCACGTTCTGCGGCACGATCGGCGCCCTGTCGATCTCGGCCTTCCCATGGACCTCCGGGTTCATCTCCAAGTCGATGATCTCCTCCGGGGCAGCCTACGAACACATGGCGCTGGTGTGGTACCTGCTGGTTGCCGCCTCGGCGGGCGTGTTCCTGCACGCCGGCATTAAGTTCCCGTGGTTCGTGTTCTTCCAGAAGGATTCGGGGCTCAGGCCACCGGAGGCGCCCTGGAACATGCGTCTGGCCATGATCTTCTTTTCGATCATCTGCATTGGTCTGGGCGTCTTTCCTGATCTGCTCTATCGTCTGCTGCCCTACACGGTCGACTACCAGCCCTACACGGCCGATCACGTGCTCAGCCAGCTCCAGCTGCTGCTGTTTGCCGGCCTGGCCTTCTTCGTGATGCTGCCGATGATGAGGCGGACGCTGACCATTACGCTGGATGTCGACTGGTTCTACCGCCGCCTGTTTCCGCGCCTTGCCGGCGCCGTCGACCGCACGCTGAGCGAGCTGCGCGTCCACGCTCGCAGGGCGGGTCTCTCGGCGGGCACTCGGGCGATTACCCAGATCCGGGTGCAGTCCTACCGCTACTTCTCGAGCCGAAGCCCGATGGGGCAGATGGCCATCTGGATGGCTGTTCTGCTGGCCTTCATCGTGCTGCTTGCATTCAGCCGCACCTGA
- a CDS encoding Rieske (2Fe-2S) protein, translating to MSARVFLCRSEDLREGHYRELVVGDSRPPRYLLATRFDGQPRAWLNACPHQGRPLNFAPDRFLTNDAGQVICAHHGAVFEPDQGRCISGPCRNACLSRVKLQQRDEGIYLLAESAPP from the coding sequence GTGAGCGCCCGAGTGTTCCTGTGCCGAAGCGAAGACCTGCGCGAGGGTCATTACCGCGAGCTGGTTGTCGGCGACAGCAGGCCGCCCCGTTACCTGCTGGCCACCCGGTTCGACGGGCAGCCGCGCGCCTGGCTCAACGCCTGCCCGCATCAGGGGCGGCCGCTCAACTTCGCGCCTGACCGCTTTCTGACCAACGACGCCGGTCAGGTCATCTGCGCTCATCACGGTGCGGTATTCGAGCCGGATCAGGGACGCTGCATCTCCGGCCCCTGCCGCAATGCCTGCCTGAGTCGCGTCAAGCTGCAGCAGCGCGACGAGGGCATCTACCTGCTGGCCGAATCAGCCCCACCCTGA
- a CDS encoding amino acid ABC transporter substrate-binding protein, giving the protein MKRLLSLLIILFILGGCQPAESPDSADSATAGTAPATETAEPTATAEDPHAQREETCHLTIGWDPWEPYHHIGSSGHVEGLDIDLVKAAAARTDCELAFQQGSWASLLQLVRGGELDLLLGATPTSERSAYARFSEPYRQESFELFVRADELERWSDMTLVELLDSGFRLGITQGYVYNEEISRLLIEPDYQGQIIEAAVGDLNFTHMMDYRIDGFIEDPFVTTSIQRRRDWGLSIEPLPIDIRTGEVHMMFSRESVSPETVERFNQALADLRESGEYERILNRYRLD; this is encoded by the coding sequence ATGAAACGATTGCTCAGTTTACTGATCATCCTGTTCATTCTCGGAGGCTGCCAGCCGGCGGAAAGCCCCGACTCGGCCGATTCAGCCACCGCCGGGACGGCGCCAGCCACCGAAACCGCCGAGCCGACCGCAACCGCTGAGGATCCGCATGCACAGCGCGAGGAAACCTGCCACCTGACGATTGGCTGGGATCCGTGGGAACCGTATCACCATATCGGCAGCAGCGGTCACGTCGAGGGGCTGGATATCGACCTGGTCAAGGCAGCCGCTGCCCGAACCGACTGCGAACTGGCCTTCCAGCAAGGGAGCTGGGCCAGCCTGCTGCAGCTCGTGCGCGGCGGAGAGCTGGATCTGCTGCTGGGCGCAACGCCGACGAGCGAGCGCTCGGCCTATGCTCGCTTCTCGGAACCTTACCGACAGGAGAGCTTCGAGCTGTTCGTGCGTGCCGATGAGCTCGAACGCTGGTCGGACATGACGCTGGTTGAACTGTTGGACAGCGGATTTCGCCTGGGCATCACCCAGGGCTATGTCTACAATGAGGAAATCAGCCGCTTGCTCATTGAACCGGACTACCAGGGACAGATCATCGAAGCGGCAGTTGGCGATCTGAACTTCACCCATATGATGGACTATCGCATCGACGGCTTCATCGAGGACCCCTTCGTGACCACCAGCATCCAGCGACGGCGCGACTGGGGCCTGAGTATTGAGCCGCTGCCGATCGACATCCGCACCGGTGAGGTGCACATGATGTTCAGCCGCGAATCGGTCAGTCCGGAAACGGTTGAACGCTTCAACCAGGCGCTGGCTGACCTGCGCGAGAGCGGCGAATACGAACGCATCCTGAATCGCTACCGTCTCGATTAG
- a CDS encoding SLC13 family permease: MILVLMLLGLTVALFVLEVVRIDVAAISVMVLVGLLGLVPGEQLFSGFASNAVIAIIAVMILGAGLDRTGVMNVVSSFIVRAGGPSETRISTMISATVGLTSSFMQNVGATALFLPVVSRISARLDLPMPRLLMPMGFCAIVGGTMTMVGSSPLILLNDLIETSNRSLPPGAEAMQPFHLFSVTPVGLPLLLVTLGYFLAVRTLLLPTTETKRPASPGRTKTYFADVYGIHGDVYEMLVTVDSPLVGMRIAEAEQLPDAPLMLAIQNTDNPRLAPPADEMIWVGTVLGVMGTREQVGEFALANNLRLQPRLRTFGNLFNPTRAGISEVVIPPGSKLIGQTIGEARLRSRFGISVLAINRRGEIITENLREQTLQVGDCLVSHSTWRDLANVARDKDFIVATDIPKEEQRPQKVVHAIAFFGLSLFLILFTDFQLSVALLAGAIGMVLTGVLSMDEAYQAVSWKTVFLMAGLIPLGVAMEITGTAAWLAQQVLVLMGDVPALVVQLVLAVLATTFTLVMSNVGATVLLVPVAINIALATGGNPAVYALLVALATSNAFILPTHPVNALIMGPGAYKVKDFVRVGGIMSVLFLVTMLVMINLIF, translated from the coding sequence ATGATCCTGGTCCTCATGTTGCTGGGACTGACGGTTGCGCTGTTCGTGCTCGAGGTCGTCCGTATCGACGTTGCGGCAATCAGCGTCATGGTGCTTGTCGGCCTGCTCGGCCTGGTGCCCGGCGAACAGCTCTTTTCGGGCTTTGCCTCGAATGCAGTCATCGCCATCATCGCGGTGATGATCCTCGGCGCCGGTCTGGATCGAACCGGGGTCATGAACGTGGTCTCCTCGTTTATTGTGCGCGCTGGCGGGCCGTCGGAGACGCGCATCTCCACCATGATCTCGGCAACCGTGGGACTGACTTCGAGCTTCATGCAGAATGTCGGCGCAACCGCGCTGTTTCTGCCGGTGGTCAGCCGGATCTCGGCGCGACTGGATCTGCCGATGCCGCGACTGCTCATGCCGATGGGGTTCTGTGCAATCGTTGGCGGCACCATGACAATGGTCGGATCCTCGCCGCTGATTCTGCTCAATGATCTGATCGAGACCTCGAACCGGTCGCTGCCGCCCGGGGCGGAGGCCATGCAGCCGTTCCACCTGTTCAGCGTCACGCCGGTTGGCCTGCCGCTGTTGCTGGTCACGCTGGGCTATTTTCTGGCTGTGCGCACGCTGCTGCTGCCAACGACCGAAACCAAGCGCCCCGCGTCTCCGGGTCGCACCAAGACCTATTTCGCCGACGTCTACGGCATCCACGGGGACGTCTACGAGATGCTGGTCACCGTCGATTCACCGCTGGTCGGAATGCGCATCGCCGAGGCCGAGCAGCTGCCAGATGCCCCGCTGATGCTGGCCATCCAGAACACCGACAACCCGCGGTTGGCGCCGCCGGCCGACGAGATGATCTGGGTCGGTACGGTGCTTGGCGTCATGGGTACCCGGGAGCAGGTCGGCGAGTTCGCGTTGGCCAACAACCTGCGTCTGCAGCCGCGCCTGCGCACCTTCGGCAACCTGTTCAATCCGACGCGGGCCGGTATTTCCGAAGTGGTCATTCCGCCCGGCTCAAAACTGATCGGACAGACGATCGGAGAGGCCCGGCTGCGCTCGCGCTTCGGCATCTCGGTGCTGGCCATCAACCGCCGCGGTGAGATCATTACGGAGAACCTGCGTGAACAGACGCTGCAGGTGGGTGACTGCCTGGTCAGTCACTCGACCTGGCGCGATTTGGCCAACGTGGCGCGAGACAAGGACTTCATCGTCGCCACTGACATTCCCAAAGAGGAGCAGCGGCCTCAGAAGGTTGTGCACGCGATCGCGTTTTTCGGCCTCAGCCTGTTTCTGATCCTGTTTACCGATTTTCAGCTCTCGGTGGCGCTGCTCGCCGGCGCAATCGGGATGGTGCTGACCGGCGTATTGAGCATGGATGAAGCCTATCAGGCGGTCAGCTGGAAGACGGTGTTTCTGATGGCCGGACTGATTCCGCTGGGTGTTGCGATGGAAATCACCGGGACTGCGGCCTGGTTGGCACAGCAGGTGCTGGTGCTGATGGGTGATGTGCCTGCCCTGGTCGTGCAGCTGGTGCTGGCCGTGCTGGCCACGACCTTTACGCTGGTCATGTCCAACGTGGGGGCAACCGTTCTGCTGGTGCCGGTCGCGATCAATATTGCCCTGGCCACGGGCGGCAACCCGGCCGTCTACGCTCTGCTCGTGGCGCTGGCGACGTCCAATGCGTTCATTCTTCCGACCCACCCGGTCAATGCGCTGATCATGGGGCCCGGCGCGTACAAGGTAAAGGACTTCGTGCGCGTCGGCGGCATCATGAGCGTACTGTTTCTGGTGACCATGCTGGTCATGATCAACCTGATTTTCTAG
- the queC gene encoding 7-cyano-7-deazaguanine synthase QueC: MSSEAIVLLSGGLDSATVLAQALASGARAHTLAVDYGQRHRAELVAAERISRVLGAVSHRVVAVDLRAIGGSALTDDIEVPKAGGGGIPVTYVPARNTLLLSLALGYAEVLGAADLYVGVNAVDYSGYPDCRPQFIAAFEALAQVATRAAVEGERLRIHAPLIDLSKADIIRRGLALGVDYSLTVSCYRADAGGLACGGCDSCRLRRDGFEQAGVSDPTRYLQRKPQPPG, from the coding sequence ATGAGCAGCGAGGCGATTGTGCTGCTGTCCGGCGGGCTGGACTCTGCGACGGTGCTTGCACAGGCCCTGGCCAGCGGAGCCCGGGCACATACGCTCGCGGTTGATTACGGTCAGCGACACCGCGCCGAGCTGGTGGCGGCCGAGCGGATCAGTCGGGTACTCGGCGCCGTCTCGCACCGGGTGGTGGCGGTCGATCTGCGCGCCATTGGCGGGTCGGCATTGACCGACGACATCGAGGTTCCCAAAGCCGGTGGTGGTGGCATACCGGTCACCTATGTGCCGGCACGCAACACGCTGCTGCTGTCACTGGCGCTGGGTTATGCAGAGGTTTTGGGCGCGGCCGATCTATACGTCGGCGTCAATGCCGTCGATTATTCCGGCTACCCCGACTGCCGGCCGCAGTTCATCGCCGCCTTCGAGGCGCTTGCGCAGGTCGCTACGCGCGCCGCGGTCGAGGGTGAACGCTTGCGCATTCACGCACCCCTGATCGACCTGTCCAAGGCCGACATCATTCGCCGCGGCCTGGCGCTGGGTGTCGATTACTCGCTGACGGTCTCGTGCTACCGCGCCGATGCCGGGGGCCTGGCCTGCGGGGGCTGCGATTCATGTCGACTTCGCCGGGACGGCTTCGAGCAGGCCGGGGTGTCCGACCCGACCCGCTACCTCCAGCGAAAGCCGCAACCTCCGGGTTGA
- a CDS encoding tetratricopeptide repeat protein → MQSDDGPGPEDKTVVEGAGRIGEKVNDGAGQIGPYRLIRELGRGGMGEVYLAEQLEPVQRKVALKLIGTRRSGSAFDAMFEVERQMLARMYHPAIAQVYDAGTAEDGRAYFAMEWVRGEPIVDHADHHALDERERLQLFIRVCRGIQHAHQQGVIHRDIKPDNVLVDRVDGVAMPKVIDFGIATGIVERDGSRYADSASSGRAGTRGYMSPEMVAGPATAVDTRTDVYSLGVLLFELLTSRRPPPADDSEALTEMREILMGSARTVRAAASGTERWTPRDLSGLGRELRWILARALAPEREARYDSAAALAEDLRRYLDGGVVEAVPATPAYRWRKFLQRNRLVVGVAAVVTVAVVSGLVVAVYGLLQARAQAERAEQIALFSTNMLDSIDPRIADGADTPVLDRVLSDAAERVGVELAGQPSIRAEIELTIGRAYWALGRLEPARRHLETVIKLFEGRRPEPAYLDAGALLVQIDAELARLDEAMARADHLLALAESDFARDQARRMRLLLAKSAVHFHAAEYDRVIALGQQVVEQIGPEADERLIGTRIDALRRVGQAYSELHQLDQAADWLGRAVSQARQWDHPVSRGLLVGLLNDRSVVLLRQQRYAEAEPLLREGAREGERLYGSDHPDVITIFGNLGGSIRQQGGQDNVLESLPFYEKSRDLALERYGPQHPRSVASTYNLGNVYRDLGRIDDALAAHREAFARRDAFAESHLFQGLVYLGLGQSELATGNLSEARDLLLIAIDRLETLVGPRFHRRIEAMEALAETLDAMQRPDEAEQWRRQAEALTAQGDAT, encoded by the coding sequence ATGCAATCGGACGACGGGCCTGGGCCCGAAGACAAGACGGTCGTCGAGGGCGCCGGGCGCATCGGCGAAAAGGTCAATGACGGGGCCGGGCAGATCGGCCCTTATCGGCTGATCCGGGAACTGGGGCGTGGCGGCATGGGCGAGGTCTATCTGGCCGAGCAGCTCGAGCCGGTACAGCGCAAGGTGGCGCTGAAGCTGATCGGCACCCGTCGCAGCGGCAGTGCCTTCGATGCCATGTTCGAAGTCGAGCGCCAGATGCTCGCACGCATGTACCACCCGGCGATTGCCCAGGTCTATGATGCCGGCACCGCCGAGGATGGACGCGCCTACTTCGCCATGGAGTGGGTGCGCGGCGAGCCGATCGTCGACCACGCCGATCACCATGCGCTCGATGAGCGTGAGCGACTGCAGCTGTTCATTCGCGTCTGCCGGGGCATTCAGCATGCCCATCAGCAAGGCGTCATCCACCGCGACATCAAGCCCGACAACGTGCTCGTCGATCGCGTCGACGGCGTTGCCATGCCCAAGGTGATCGATTTCGGCATTGCCACCGGCATTGTCGAGCGCGATGGATCACGATATGCCGATAGCGCGTCGAGCGGGCGCGCCGGAACACGCGGCTACATGAGCCCGGAGATGGTCGCCGGACCGGCCACGGCCGTCGACACGCGCACCGACGTCTACTCGCTGGGCGTGTTGTTGTTCGAGCTGTTGACCAGCCGGCGACCGCCGCCGGCCGACGACAGCGAGGCACTGACCGAGATGCGCGAGATCCTGATGGGGTCGGCTCGCACGGTCAGGGCCGCGGCCAGCGGGACCGAACGGTGGACGCCGAGGGATCTGTCCGGCCTCGGCCGTGAACTGCGCTGGATTCTGGCGCGGGCGCTGGCCCCGGAGCGCGAAGCGCGCTACGACTCGGCTGCCGCACTGGCCGAAGACCTGCGCCGCTACCTCGACGGCGGTGTGGTGGAGGCGGTTCCGGCCACCCCTGCCTACCGCTGGCGCAAGTTCCTGCAGCGCAATCGTCTGGTTGTCGGCGTCGCCGCGGTTGTGACGGTCGCCGTGGTTTCGGGCCTGGTCGTGGCCGTGTACGGGCTGCTGCAGGCGCGGGCCCAGGCTGAGCGGGCGGAGCAGATTGCGCTGTTCAGCACCAACATGCTCGACTCGATCGACCCGCGCATTGCCGACGGGGCCGATACCCCGGTGCTTGACCGCGTGCTCAGCGACGCCGCCGAGCGTGTGGGTGTCGAACTGGCCGGCCAGCCGTCGATTCGCGCCGAGATTGAGTTGACGATTGGTCGGGCCTACTGGGCGCTGGGGCGACTCGAGCCGGCCCGAAGGCATCTGGAAACGGTCATCAAGCTGTTTGAAGGACGGCGACCCGAGCCGGCCTATCTCGATGCCGGCGCGTTGCTGGTTCAGATTGATGCCGAGCTGGCCCGCCTGGATGAGGCGATGGCGCGCGCAGACCACCTGCTGGCGCTGGCCGAGTCCGATTTTGCCCGGGATCAGGCCCGCCGGATGCGCCTGTTGCTGGCCAAGTCGGCGGTGCACTTTCATGCCGCTGAATACGATCGCGTCATTGCCCTGGGCCAACAGGTGGTCGAACAGATCGGCCCGGAGGCCGATGAGCGGCTCATCGGCACGCGGATCGACGCATTGCGCCGGGTCGGGCAGGCCTACTCGGAGTTGCATCAGCTCGATCAGGCCGCCGACTGGCTGGGCCGTGCGGTCAGCCAGGCCCGCCAGTGGGACCACCCGGTCAGCAGGGGATTGCTGGTCGGCCTGCTCAACGACCGCAGTGTCGTGCTGCTGCGCCAGCAGCGCTACGCTGAAGCCGAGCCGCTGCTGCGCGAGGGGGCGCGGGAAGGCGAGCGCCTGTACGGGTCGGACCACCCCGACGTCATCACCATCTTCGGCAACCTGGGCGGTTCCATCCGCCAGCAGGGTGGTCAGGACAACGTGCTGGAATCGCTGCCCTTCTACGAGAAATCGCGGGACCTGGCGCTCGAACGCTACGGCCCGCAGCATCCCCGTTCCGTTGCGTCCACCTACAACCTGGGCAACGTCTACCGCGACCTGGGGCGCATCGATGACGCCCTGGCGGCGCACCGTGAAGCGTTCGCGCGACGCGACGCCTTCGCCGAAAGCCATCTGTTCCAGGGCCTGGTCTATCTCGGGCTGGGACAAAGCGAACTGGCGACCGGAAACCTGTCCGAAGCCCGGGACTTATTGCTGATCGCCATCGATCGCCTGGAGACGCTGGTCGGACCCCGTTTTCATCGCCGGATCGAGGCAATGGAAGCGCTGGCCGAGACGCTGGATGCCATGCAGCGGCCCGATGAGGCCGAGCAGTGGAGGCGGCAGGCCGAAGCGCTCACGGCACAGGGCGATGCCACATGA
- a CDS encoding DUF4397 domain-containing protein: MLMFSPSTLTRWTTGLAVLAFSATAVADAEVRIVHAAPFAPSIEQTGVSVTANDTEILSNFVFGEFTEPLTLPAGDYSIDVIPTGAAEPAISASLTLESGVSYTVLAIGDGVNQELMLWPLVDDADTPAGDHLNIRVVHAASFAADPADTEVSIRSAGGTIINDLVGVPYFAQSGFFQIPAGEYDLKVASNDGQTNLIDPLPVDLPAGIDLTVIAIGDGNNRLNRPGFTGDSII, translated from the coding sequence ATGCTAATGTTTTCTCCTTCCACACTCACGCGCTGGACGACCGGCCTGGCAGTGCTGGCGTTTTCGGCAACGGCAGTCGCCGACGCTGAGGTGCGCATCGTCCACGCGGCACCCTTTGCACCGAGCATCGAGCAAACCGGCGTCAGCGTCACCGCCAACGACACCGAAATTCTCAGCAACTTCGTGTTCGGAGAGTTCACCGAGCCGCTGACCCTGCCCGCCGGTGACTACAGCATCGACGTGATCCCGACCGGCGCCGCGGAACCGGCCATCAGCGCCAGTCTCACCCTTGAAAGCGGCGTCAGCTACACGGTGCTGGCCATTGGTGATGGCGTTAACCAGGAACTGATGCTGTGGCCGCTGGTCGACGATGCCGATACGCCGGCTGGCGACCATCTGAACATCCGGGTGGTTCATGCTGCTTCCTTTGCCGCTGACCCGGCCGATACTGAAGTGTCCATTCGCTCCGCTGGTGGCACGATCATCAACGACCTCGTCGGCGTACCGTATTTCGCCCAGAGCGGCTTTTTTCAGATCCCGGCCGGCGAATACGACCTGAAAGTGGCCTCGAACGACGGCCAGACAAACCTCATCGACCCGCTCCCGGTCGACCTGCCGGCCGGCATCGATCTGACCGTGATCGCGATCGGCGACGGCAACAACCGCCTGAACCGCCCCGGTTTTACCGGAGACTCCATCATTTGA